Proteins encoded by one window of Prosthecobacter vanneervenii:
- a CDS encoding family 16 glycoside hydrolase, protein MRLLLLPLLFCSSVIAGELLHEDFSAAALPKGWTTGGRANSWTVREGVLQGVCAKDDDHGPAAFAPLSGRDLDLNCKVKLDEKGNCLILVDGESAFGGSAHLLRVSIYGNTLAIAQDRGSPQSHIEHGKLRAALAKEGKKVPPPTPEQLADPAYYRTERLATAPLQAKPGEWIKLDVALRGNNVTVTVNDSQKLEAKGTVFDVAKSRLVYLVGQGRKLWVDEVKASNP, encoded by the coding sequence ATGCGCCTTCTTCTGCTCCCTCTGTTGTTTTGCTCCTCCGTCATTGCCGGTGAACTTCTTCATGAAGATTTCTCCGCCGCCGCACTGCCCAAAGGCTGGACCACTGGCGGTCGAGCCAATTCATGGACGGTGCGGGAAGGCGTGCTGCAAGGCGTCTGTGCCAAGGATGATGACCATGGCCCGGCGGCATTTGCGCCGCTCTCTGGCCGCGATCTGGACCTGAACTGCAAGGTGAAGCTGGATGAAAAAGGCAACTGCCTGATCCTCGTGGACGGTGAATCCGCTTTTGGCGGCTCCGCGCATCTGCTGCGGGTTTCCATCTATGGCAATACGCTCGCCATCGCGCAGGACCGCGGCTCGCCGCAGTCGCACATCGAGCACGGAAAGCTGCGTGCCGCACTGGCCAAGGAAGGCAAAAAAGTACCACCGCCCACGCCTGAGCAGCTGGCTGATCCGGCTTACTACCGCACCGAGCGTCTGGCTACCGCACCGCTGCAGGCCAAGCCCGGCGAATGGATCAAGCTGGATGTCGCTCTCAGAGGCAACAATGTGACCGTGACGGTAAACGACTCGCAGAAGCTTGAGGCAAAAGGGACAGTGTTTGATGTGGCGAAGTCACGTCTCGTTTACCTCGTGGGCCAGGGCAGAAAGCTCTGGGTCGATGAGGTGAAAGCCTCGAACCCGTGA
- a CDS encoding RNA polymerase sigma factor — MNTATLIPRTSDDAQLVELSLQGDTRAFGSLVERHQSLICGLAYSACGNVHVSEDLAQETFITAWQQLRNLRERGNIRGWLCGIARHVINNFHRRQQRTPTAMAAEIDDATHPASAEPAPDESAIQEQESALLWRTLQTLPETYREPMVLFYRQNESVAAVAESLDISEDAVKQRLARGRAMLAEQVERRLGNTLRQSMPTAAFTCCVMAALPLATTSASAATAGMTLAKGGASGKPLVLALLNGVLSPLLAFVAAGVGYKVSMDSARSMEEQRMIKKFFRVILAAILFFCAYTVALIVYGRWLALQHPAAYVTLLTGMVAGCVLFCAGGITWALRQSRKVASAEAAIAEAASLPVGKWGVPHLEYRSRLTFLGLPLVHMRLGRKRGQPIRPVKAWFAMGDFAVGVIGAFGACTIAPISVGACSLGLISLGGLAVGAACWGGLGIGLWAIGGCALGWQAYGGCVVAWEAAQGGLAAAHHYAWGEVAVAQHVNDAVAKAAMKSSPFFQFARWAVKYAALLNLVWFLPLALLVRKARQLREQESRG; from the coding sequence ATGAATACTGCAACTCTCATCCCCCGAACTTCAGACGATGCCCAGCTCGTGGAACTCAGCCTGCAGGGCGATACCCGCGCCTTCGGCAGTCTGGTGGAGCGCCACCAGTCACTCATCTGTGGCCTGGCCTATAGCGCGTGTGGCAATGTGCATGTGAGCGAAGACCTGGCGCAGGAGACCTTCATCACCGCCTGGCAGCAGCTCCGCAACCTGCGCGAGAGGGGCAACATCCGTGGCTGGCTCTGCGGAATAGCACGTCATGTGATCAACAATTTCCACCGCCGCCAGCAGCGCACTCCCACTGCGATGGCCGCCGAGATTGATGACGCGACACATCCCGCATCCGCCGAACCAGCACCAGATGAAAGCGCGATCCAGGAGCAGGAGAGTGCACTGCTCTGGCGGACGCTGCAAACGCTGCCCGAGACCTATCGCGAGCCCATGGTGCTCTTCTACCGCCAGAATGAATCCGTGGCGGCAGTGGCCGAGTCTCTGGATATTTCCGAGGACGCAGTGAAGCAGCGGCTGGCGCGTGGCCGCGCCATGCTGGCAGAGCAGGTGGAACGCAGGCTGGGCAACACCCTGCGACAAAGCATGCCTACGGCCGCCTTTACCTGCTGCGTTATGGCAGCTCTGCCGCTGGCCACCACGTCTGCCTCAGCGGCTACTGCCGGGATGACGCTGGCCAAAGGCGGCGCGAGTGGAAAACCGCTGGTCTTGGCCCTGCTAAACGGGGTGCTGAGTCCGCTGCTGGCCTTTGTGGCGGCAGGCGTTGGCTACAAGGTCAGCATGGACAGCGCACGCTCCATGGAGGAGCAGAGAATGATCAAAAAATTCTTCCGGGTGATCCTGGCGGCGATCCTGTTTTTCTGCGCTTACACCGTGGCGCTGATAGTGTATGGCAGGTGGCTTGCTCTCCAGCATCCAGCCGCGTATGTCACACTGCTGACGGGCATGGTGGCGGGATGTGTCCTCTTTTGTGCCGGAGGTATCACATGGGCGCTGCGGCAGAGCCGAAAAGTGGCGTCCGCAGAAGCTGCGATAGCAGAGGCGGCCAGTCTGCCCGTGGGAAAATGGGGTGTGCCGCACCTCGAATATCGCAGCAGACTCACGTTTCTCGGCCTGCCACTTGTGCACATGCGGCTGGGCAGAAAGCGTGGCCAGCCCATCCGCCCTGTGAAGGCATGGTTTGCCATGGGGGATTTTGCCGTGGGTGTGATCGGTGCCTTCGGTGCCTGCACCATCGCTCCGATCAGTGTGGGGGCCTGCTCGCTGGGATTGATCTCACTGGGTGGTCTGGCGGTGGGAGCTGCATGCTGGGGTGGCCTCGGGATTGGCCTGTGGGCCATTGGTGGCTGTGCGCTTGGCTGGCAGGCCTATGGGGGCTGCGTCGTGGCCTGGGAGGCCGCGCAGGGCGGCCTTGCCGCAGCTCATCACTATGCCTGGGGAGAGGTGGCAGTGGCGCAGCATGTGAACGATGCCGTGGCCAAGGCTGCGATGAAGTCGAGTCCCTTCTTCCAGTTTGCCCGATGGGCCGTGAAGTATGCGGCTCTTCTCAACCTTGTCTGGTTCCTGCCGCTGGCACTGCTGGTGCGCAAGGCACGGCAGCTCAGGGAGCAGGAAAGCAGGGGCTGA
- a CDS encoding phosphotransferase has protein sequence MTETALPIRAATETAIAHGITPDRCDILQNSSTLVLRLTGTLVARVVQDTGGPRQGTEWFARENAIAHHLTANGAPVIPLHAELPPGPHEHLGYPMNFWQFVTRIDTEPDPQEIGRTLRQCHDIMSRFAEPLPHLAIITESLAILHDRELFAQDVQQMLRDHLTHSIEALNQRPHQPLHGDAHMGNLMNTTRGLLWTDWEDTFSGPVEWDVASIIWNAQILEQDHDTVKKICDAYCEAGGVIDAGTLQQCLIARAAVITAWYPILYPNPNADRQEKLARRIEWLQQRAVV, from the coding sequence ATGACTGAGACAGCTCTTCCCATCCGCGCCGCCACTGAGACCGCCATCGCCCATGGCATCACGCCAGACCGCTGCGACATCCTGCAAAACAGCAGCACACTCGTGCTGCGCCTCACAGGGACACTGGTCGCACGTGTGGTGCAGGACACCGGCGGCCCGCGCCAGGGCACGGAGTGGTTTGCGCGGGAAAATGCCATCGCGCATCATCTCACCGCGAATGGTGCTCCGGTGATCCCCCTGCATGCGGAGCTGCCCCCCGGCCCGCACGAGCACCTGGGATATCCGATGAACTTCTGGCAGTTCGTCACCCGCATCGATACCGAGCCCGATCCGCAGGAAATCGGTCGTACGCTCCGCCAGTGCCACGACATCATGAGCCGCTTTGCCGAGCCGCTGCCGCATCTGGCCATCATCACTGAAAGTCTAGCCATCTTGCACGATAGGGAGCTGTTCGCGCAGGACGTTCAGCAGATGCTGCGGGATCACCTGACGCATTCTATCGAGGCGCTAAACCAGCGTCCCCACCAGCCGCTGCATGGAGATGCCCACATGGGCAATCTCATGAATACCACTCGCGGTCTGCTCTGGACTGACTGGGAGGACACTTTCTCAGGTCCGGTAGAGTGGGATGTAGCCTCCATCATCTGGAATGCGCAGATCCTGGAGCAAGACCACGATACCGTGAAAAAGATCTGCGACGCCTATTGCGAAGCCGGCGGAGTCATTGATGCCGGGACACTGCAGCAGTGCCTCATCGCCCGTGCTGCGGTCATCACCGCCTGGTATCCCATTCTCTACCCCAATCCTAATGCCGACCGTCAGGAGAAGCTGGCGCGGCGCATCGAGTGGCTGCAGCAGCGGGCGGTTGTTTGA
- the tsaA gene encoding tRNA (N6-threonylcarbamoyladenosine(37)-N6)-methyltransferase TrmO: MISLNVIATLRTCYTDKFGVPRQPGLVPSAWGIIEFEPAYRRAEAVRGIEEFSHLWLITQFHLVQEEPTSLTVRPPRLGGNQKRGVFATRSPFRPNRLTLSVVKLDRVELEGTTGPRLFVSGVDLVDGTPILDIKPYIRYADSIPEARSGFADVAPQRLPVQWDCESRVPDDVRLIIDESLALQPQPAYHEDDAREYATEIAGWRVRWAATTAGARVKSCEWVG; the protein is encoded by the coding sequence ATGATTTCCCTCAATGTCATCGCCACGCTGCGCACGTGCTACACCGACAAGTTTGGCGTGCCACGCCAGCCCGGGTTGGTGCCCAGTGCGTGGGGCATCATCGAGTTTGAGCCCGCCTACCGCCGCGCCGAGGCGGTGCGTGGCATCGAGGAGTTCAGCCACCTATGGCTCATCACGCAGTTTCATCTGGTGCAGGAGGAGCCGACATCTCTGACCGTGCGCCCTCCCCGGCTGGGTGGAAATCAAAAGCGCGGTGTCTTCGCCACCCGCTCTCCCTTTCGCCCCAACCGGCTGACCTTGAGCGTGGTGAAGCTCGACCGCGTGGAGCTGGAAGGCACCACCGGCCCACGACTCTTTGTATCCGGTGTGGACTTGGTGGATGGCACCCCGATTCTCGATATCAAGCCCTACATCCGCTACGCCGACTCCATCCCGGAGGCGCGCAGCGGCTTTGCAGACGTGGCTCCGCAGCGCCTGCCGGTTCAGTGGGACTGCGAAAGCCGGGTGCCAGATGATGTGCGCCTGATCATCGACGAATCACTCGCCCTGCAACCCCAGCCCGCCTACCACGAGGACGATGCCCGGGAATACGCCACGGAGATCGCTGGATGGCGCGTGCGTTGGGCGGCAACAACGGCGGGAGCCCGCGTGAAATCGTGCGAATGGGTGGGTTGA
- a CDS encoding 3-keto-disaccharide hydrolase, with amino-acid sequence MHRTLFCLLSLAITLPLAAEDKAPAPPEGFTPIFNGKDLSGWSGGSTWWSVEDGCLTGVTDGKLDFNRFITWKEGKVKNFELRVKVKVTKGGNSGLQYRGQERPDLGEWVVTGYQCDVVPDKDDYNGMLYEERGRRILAHTGEKVIIDTQAQPWVVGKLPIQSFPSEQWHDYRVLVEGNHHQHWIDGVQTVDVIDLDEKGRALEGVIAVQVHRGPPMKIQYKDFLLKHLPDDLPLVTPAQAPVPTDAVKVVPQGGPPKKAAK; translated from the coding sequence ATGCACCGTACTCTTTTCTGCCTCCTTTCGCTCGCCATCACCCTGCCCCTCGCAGCCGAGGACAAGGCACCTGCCCCGCCTGAAGGTTTCACTCCCATTTTCAATGGCAAAGACCTCAGCGGCTGGAGCGGCGGCAGCACCTGGTGGTCGGTCGAAGACGGCTGTCTGACCGGTGTCACCGACGGAAAGCTCGACTTCAACCGCTTCATCACCTGGAAGGAGGGGAAGGTGAAAAACTTCGAGCTTCGCGTGAAGGTGAAAGTCACCAAAGGCGGCAACAGCGGCCTGCAGTATCGCGGTCAGGAACGCCCCGATCTCGGCGAGTGGGTCGTCACAGGGTATCAGTGCGATGTGGTGCCTGACAAAGACGACTACAACGGCATGCTCTACGAGGAGCGCGGCCGCCGCATTCTTGCCCACACCGGGGAGAAGGTCATCATCGACACCCAGGCCCAGCCCTGGGTGGTGGGCAAGCTGCCGATTCAAAGCTTTCCCTCCGAGCAGTGGCATGACTACCGAGTGCTGGTGGAAGGGAATCATCACCAGCACTGGATCGACGGTGTGCAGACGGTGGATGTGATCGACCTCGATGAAAAAGGCCGTGCGCTCGAAGGCGTCATCGCCGTGCAGGTGCATCGTGGTCCGCCCATGAAGATCCAGTACAAGGACTTCCTGCTCAAGCATCTTCCTGACGATCTCCCCCTTGTCACGCCAGCCCAGGCCCCGGTGCCGACCGATGCTGTCAAAGTGGTGCCTCAAGGTGGACCGCCCAAGAAGGCGGCCAAGTAA
- the sorB gene encoding SorB family sulfite dehydrogenase c-type cytochrome subunit, whose translation MNKTFLCLLFTVASAACVFSADKAAVAGEPDFSSFVWPVETGTYKPGTGAELAQSLCITCHSTEYVTTQPPLPRKFWEATVKKMKEKYAAPLPEDNAALIDYLTSAYGAK comes from the coding sequence ATGAACAAGACTTTTCTCTGCCTGCTCTTCACTGTGGCCAGTGCCGCCTGCGTTTTTTCCGCAGACAAGGCCGCTGTTGCTGGTGAGCCTGACTTTTCCAGCTTTGTGTGGCCGGTGGAAACCGGCACCTACAAGCCCGGTACGGGTGCCGAACTGGCGCAGAGCCTCTGCATCACCTGCCACTCCACCGAATATGTCACCACCCAGCCGCCTCTTCCCCGCAAGTTCTGGGAGGCGACGGTGAAGAAGATGAAGGAAAAGTACGCGGCGCCGCTGCCCGAGGACAATGCGGCGCTGATCGACTATCTGACCAGCGCCTACGGCGCGAAGTGA
- the sorA gene encoding SorA family sulfite dehydrogenase catalytic subunit — translation MIQNARSSRRQFLSQASAAVAGLGLGRAGAAGKVTLPFANGERQMMQFPQKRPLILLTTRPPQLETPMEVFKEVITPNDAFFVRYHLANVPRSVDAAAFRLEVKGLVDKPLQLSLKDLKTQYEQVEVVAVNQCSGNSRGFFQPRVGGGQLGNGAMGNARWRGVRLKDVLAKAGVQAGAKQVVCNGLDTPVLPQTPDFIKALEMDHALDGEILLAYEMNGEPLPLLNGYPLRLVVPGYYGTYWVKHLNELNVVKDVFDGFFMATGYRIATTPGGCVEPGTTPTSTVPITRFKVRSFLTSHLDGAQVQAGVVTQLSGIAFDHGAGITEVAVSDDGGRTWQSAELGKDLGRYSFRPWTFAWKPQKKGPCELKVRAVNRIGESQAMEPLWNPQGYMRNVVETTHVTVA, via the coding sequence ATGATTCAAAACGCCCGCTCCTCCCGTCGTCAGTTTCTCTCGCAGGCCAGTGCGGCAGTGGCCGGATTGGGGCTGGGGAGAGCGGGGGCTGCTGGCAAGGTCACGCTGCCCTTTGCCAATGGAGAGCGCCAGATGATGCAGTTCCCGCAGAAGCGTCCGCTCATCCTGCTGACCACACGCCCTCCGCAGCTCGAGACTCCGATGGAGGTCTTTAAAGAGGTCATCACACCGAACGACGCCTTTTTCGTGCGTTACCATCTGGCCAATGTCCCGCGCAGCGTGGATGCGGCCGCCTTCCGCCTGGAGGTGAAGGGCCTGGTGGACAAGCCGCTGCAGCTTTCCCTCAAGGATCTCAAGACGCAGTATGAGCAGGTCGAGGTGGTGGCGGTGAACCAGTGCTCAGGAAACAGCCGTGGCTTTTTCCAGCCACGCGTGGGCGGCGGCCAGCTGGGCAACGGCGCCATGGGCAATGCCCGCTGGCGAGGCGTGCGGCTGAAAGATGTGCTGGCCAAGGCCGGCGTGCAGGCTGGAGCAAAACAAGTGGTGTGCAATGGTCTGGACACTCCCGTGCTGCCACAGACGCCGGACTTCATCAAAGCCTTGGAAATGGATCACGCCTTGGATGGCGAGATCCTCCTGGCCTATGAAATGAACGGTGAACCGCTGCCGCTGCTGAACGGCTACCCCCTGCGCCTCGTGGTGCCAGGCTACTACGGCACCTACTGGGTGAAGCACCTCAACGAGCTGAATGTGGTGAAGGACGTGTTTGACGGATTTTTCATGGCCACGGGCTACCGCATCGCCACCACGCCCGGCGGATGTGTGGAGCCGGGCACCACACCCACGAGCACGGTGCCCATCACCCGCTTCAAAGTGCGTTCCTTCCTCACCAGCCATCTGGACGGTGCGCAGGTGCAGGCCGGTGTCGTCACACAGCTCAGCGGCATCGCCTTTGATCACGGTGCAGGCATCACCGAAGTGGCGGTGTCCGACGACGGCGGCCGCACCTGGCAGTCGGCCGAACTGGGCAAGGATCTGGGCCGCTACTCTTTTCGTCCTTGGACATTCGCCTGGAAGCCGCAAAAGAAAGGCCCCTGCGAACTGAAAGTGCGTGCGGTGAACCGCATTGGCGAGAGCCAGGCCATGGAACCGCTGTGGAATCCTCAGGGCTACATGCGCAATGTGGTGGAGACCACCCATGTGACAGTGGCATGA
- a CDS encoding amidohydrolase family protein (catalyzes the formation of N-carbamoyl-L-aspartate from (S)-dihydroorotate in pyrimidine biosynthesis), with protein MKSRQTAEKRSEVFALLSCHLQTSRYGKTMTITLPKWFDLHTHFRQGPAMAAYVKAHLDMGCAGALAMPNTQPPVARVSGPAQADAWSIEGYSAELRAAGAASFEQLIVPLYLTRQTTTAMIAEGAASGLLRACKYYPPHGTTNSEHGMPMDDLIGSEVLRAMEDHGIVLCIHGEQHALSGPDYIDAQQNAETRFYTERMPRLLEAHPRLRIVCEHITTRTAAEFVAAAPEHVGATITPQHLLYTLGHLIQGLKYHLYCLPIVKFQDDRAALRQAVTRAGQAKFFAGTDSAPHTTKATACGCAAGCFTGGCAPQLYAMAFEEAGVDFSTAVGQAMFEHFLCLNGPAFYGFPASQQKFTMEKAPQKMELLETPAGPVTPLPVGLSLELTWSLVG; from the coding sequence ATGAAGTCACGCCAAACCGCCGAGAAGAGATCCGAGGTGTTTGCGCTCCTTTCTTGCCACCTTCAGACCTCACGCTATGGGAAGACCATGACAATCACTCTTCCTAAATGGTTTGATCTGCACACCCACTTCCGCCAGGGCCCGGCCATGGCGGCTTATGTGAAGGCGCATCTGGATATGGGCTGCGCAGGCGCGCTGGCCATGCCCAATACCCAGCCACCAGTGGCTCGGGTGTCCGGCCCTGCGCAGGCGGATGCCTGGTCCATCGAGGGGTACTCGGCGGAGCTGCGCGCCGCAGGGGCTGCCAGCTTTGAGCAGCTCATCGTGCCGCTCTATCTCACGCGCCAGACCACGACGGCGATGATCGCTGAAGGCGCTGCTTCGGGACTGCTGAGGGCCTGCAAATACTACCCGCCGCACGGCACCACGAACTCCGAGCACGGCATGCCGATGGACGACCTGATCGGCAGCGAGGTACTTCGTGCGATGGAAGATCACGGCATCGTGCTCTGCATCCACGGCGAGCAGCATGCGCTGAGCGGCCCGGACTACATCGACGCCCAGCAGAATGCAGAGACCCGGTTCTACACGGAGCGCATGCCGCGCCTGCTGGAGGCGCATCCGAGGCTGAGGATTGTGTGCGAGCACATCACCACACGAACGGCGGCGGAGTTTGTGGCGGCGGCACCGGAGCATGTGGGGGCGACGATCACACCGCAGCACCTGCTCTACACCCTGGGGCATCTGATCCAGGGGCTGAAATATCACCTCTACTGCCTGCCGATTGTGAAGTTTCAAGATGATCGCGCCGCGCTTCGCCAAGCCGTGACGCGAGCTGGGCAGGCAAAGTTCTTTGCTGGCACAGACAGCGCTCCGCATACCACCAAGGCCACCGCCTGCGGCTGTGCAGCAGGCTGCTTCACCGGCGGCTGCGCACCGCAGCTCTATGCGATGGCGTTTGAAGAAGCGGGCGTGGATTTCAGCACGGCGGTGGGACAGGCGATGTTTGAGCATTTCCTCTGCCTGAATGGACCTGCGTTCTACGGCTTCCCAGCTTCGCAGCAGAAATTCACCATGGAAAAAGCCCCGCAAAAAATGGAGCTGCTGGAAACGCCCGCCGGTCCTGTGACCCCTCTGCCCGTGGGGCTCAGTCTGGAGCTGACTTGGAGCCTTGTTGGCTGA
- a CDS encoding sugar phosphate isomerase/epimerase family protein: MKSQPVSRRSFLGTAIAAATGFTLPRFASAAEKPNSVFNGVRIGCITYSYRSMAKTAEETLKALLDDGLSETELMGGPTQLYAGLKGGKITDAEREQQLAKCAEMRKMYNDAGVNIHIHKMGFGQSDEEIEFNFLVAKALGCTAVTTERNAILAARVAPFADKHKIWVGFHNHTNNLPEMDKFDSILELGQYIGLNLDIGHYVAGTKGKSPIPVLEKYHDRITNLHLKDRTADGGNVPWGTGQTPIKEVLQLMKKEKWTFPAEIELEYKIPEGSDAIAEVKKCVQYCKEALA; this comes from the coding sequence ATGAAATCACAGCCCGTTTCCCGCCGCTCCTTCCTTGGCACCGCAATCGCCGCCGCCACCGGCTTCACGCTTCCTCGTTTTGCTTCTGCCGCTGAGAAGCCGAACTCCGTCTTCAACGGCGTGCGCATCGGCTGCATCACCTACAGCTACCGCAGCATGGCCAAGACGGCTGAGGAGACGCTCAAGGCACTGCTCGATGACGGCCTCAGCGAGACCGAGCTCATGGGCGGGCCGACCCAGCTTTACGCAGGCCTCAAAGGTGGCAAGATCACCGACGCCGAGCGTGAGCAGCAGCTGGCCAAGTGCGCCGAAATGCGGAAGATGTACAATGACGCCGGCGTGAACATCCACATCCACAAGATGGGCTTCGGCCAGTCGGATGAGGAAATCGAGTTTAACTTCCTCGTGGCCAAGGCGCTGGGCTGCACTGCCGTGACCACCGAGCGCAATGCCATCCTGGCCGCGCGCGTCGCCCCGTTTGCGGACAAGCACAAGATCTGGGTCGGCTTTCACAACCACACCAACAATCTGCCGGAGATGGACAAGTTCGACTCCATCCTGGAACTCGGCCAGTACATCGGGCTGAACTTGGACATCGGCCACTACGTCGCGGGCACCAAGGGCAAATCCCCCATCCCCGTGCTGGAGAAGTACCACGATCGCATCACCAACCTGCACCTCAAGGACCGCACCGCCGACGGCGGCAACGTGCCTTGGGGCACAGGCCAGACCCCGATCAAGGAAGTGCTGCAGCTCATGAAGAAAGAGAAGTGGACCTTCCCCGCCGAGATCGAGCTGGAATACAAGATCCCTGAGGGCTCTGATGCCATCGCTGAGGTGAAGAAGTGCGTGCAGTATTGCAAAGAGGCGCTGGCGTAA